The proteins below come from a single Microbacterium sp. SLBN-154 genomic window:
- the pgsA gene encoding CDP-diacylglycerol--glycerol-3-phosphate 3-phosphatidyltransferase: MAVPRQLPNIITVVRILVAPVFLAMLLIDDGADGALRWWAAALFIVAIATDGVDGWIARRHDIVTDLGKLLDPIADKVLTGFAFIGLSILGELPWWITIVVLIREIGITVYRFMVVSDHVLAAAWMGKLKTVAQSVALSLALLPLAPLVGEWIWWANGVTMTIAVILTIASGIDYVISEVRGARRARGGS; the protein is encoded by the coding sequence ATGGCCGTGCCGAGGCAGCTGCCGAACATCATCACCGTCGTGCGGATCCTCGTCGCACCCGTCTTCCTCGCGATGCTTCTCATCGACGACGGTGCAGACGGGGCGCTGCGGTGGTGGGCGGCGGCGCTGTTCATCGTCGCGATCGCCACCGACGGCGTCGACGGGTGGATCGCTCGGCGTCATGACATCGTCACCGACCTCGGCAAGCTCCTCGACCCCATCGCGGACAAGGTGCTCACCGGGTTCGCCTTCATCGGCCTGTCGATCCTCGGCGAACTGCCCTGGTGGATCACCATCGTCGTGCTGATCCGAGAGATCGGCATCACGGTGTACCGGTTCATGGTCGTCAGCGACCATGTTCTCGCCGCGGCATGGATGGGCAAGCTCAAGACCGTCGCGCAGTCGGTGGCCCTGTCGCTGGCCCTGCTGCCCCTCGCGCCGCTGGTCGGCGAGTGGATCTGGTGGGCGAACGGCGTGACGATGACGATCGCGGTCATCCTCACCATCGCCAGCGGCATCGACTACGTCATCAGCGAGGTGCGCGGCGCGCGCCGCGCCCGGGGGGGCTCGTGA
- a CDS encoding CinA family protein produces the protein MTGPDVDLPGGRDGGEGDAAASALLHALAHRGWTIAVAESLTGGLLVAALVSVPGASSLVRGGVTAYATDLKHHLLGVDDSLLDARGAVDPEVALQMAGGVRDRLGADVGVSTTGVAGPDPQDGQPVGTVFIGIRTPETSVVVPLELHGTRAEIRAETVRRALDEVRART, from the coding sequence GTGACCGGCCCGGACGTCGACCTCCCAGGCGGCCGCGACGGAGGGGAGGGGGATGCAGCGGCATCCGCTCTTCTGCACGCGCTCGCGCACCGCGGGTGGACCATCGCCGTCGCCGAGTCCCTCACCGGTGGACTGCTCGTCGCCGCGCTGGTCTCCGTGCCGGGGGCATCCTCGCTCGTGCGCGGGGGAGTCACCGCATACGCCACGGATCTGAAGCATCATCTGCTCGGCGTGGACGACTCCCTCCTCGACGCCCGCGGTGCAGTGGATCCCGAAGTCGCGCTCCAGATGGCCGGCGGGGTGCGCGATCGGCTGGGGGCGGACGTCGGAGTCTCGACGACCGGCGTCGCCGGGCCCGACCCGCAGGACGGTCAGCCGGTGGGTACCGTCTTCATCGGGATCCGCACCCCGGAGACGTCGGTGGTGGTGCCTCTCGAACTGCATGGGACGCGGGCGGAGATACGCGCGGAGACGGTTCGCCGGGCCCTGGACGAGGTACGGGCGCGGACGTGA
- a CDS encoding helix-turn-helix domain-containing protein has translation MILVRHEIGEVLRDLRQQKGRTLRQVASRASVALGYLSEVERGQKEASSEILASVAEALDVPISTIMREVGDRIAVLEGLQTFPDVVPDDLVASVDAELSLR, from the coding sequence ATGATCCTGGTACGTCACGAGATCGGCGAAGTCCTGCGTGACCTCCGCCAGCAGAAGGGCCGCACCCTCCGCCAGGTCGCCAGTCGTGCGAGCGTCGCCCTCGGATACCTCAGCGAGGTCGAGCGCGGGCAGAAGGAGGCCTCGAGCGAGATCCTCGCCTCGGTTGCCGAAGCGCTGGACGTTCCGATCTCCACGATCATGCGCGAAGTAGGCGATCGCATCGCCGTCCTCGAGGGCCTGCAGACCTTCCCCGACGTCGTGCCCGACGACCTGGTCGCGTCCGTGGACGCCGAGCTCTCGCTGCGCTGA
- a CDS encoding DUF3046 domain-containing protein → MRRSEFQRAVEAEFGPRGPSLTADLVLSDLGDRTAAEALEAGTAPREVWRALCAAADVPPERWYGVGRLEPRRG, encoded by the coding sequence ATGCGTCGCAGCGAGTTCCAGCGCGCCGTCGAAGCAGAGTTCGGACCTCGAGGCCCCTCGCTGACAGCCGACCTGGTGCTGTCCGATCTCGGCGACCGCACCGCCGCCGAGGCTCTCGAGGCCGGCACCGCGCCCCGTGAGGTGTGGCGTGCCCTGTGCGCGGCGGCTGATGTGCCCCCCGAGCGCTGGTACGGCGTCGGACGGCTGGAGCCGCGGCGCGGCTGA
- the recA gene encoding recombinase RecA, which translates to MPSPADREKALETALAQIDRQFGKGSVMRLGGDERAPVEVISTGSIALDVALGVGGLPRGRIIEIYGPESSGKTTLTLHAIANVQRSGGIAAFIDAEHALDPDYAKKLGVDIDSLLVSQPDTGEQALEIADMLVRSGAIDLVVIDSVAALVPKAEIEGEMGDSHVGLQARLMSQALRKLTGGLNQTNTTMIFINQLREKIGVFFGSPETTAGGKALKFYASVRLDIRRIETLKDGTEAVGNRTRVKVVKNKMAPPFKQAEFDILYGVGISREGSLIDFGVEHGIVKKSGAWYTYDGEQLGQGKENARNFLLKNDDIAADIETKIKDKLGIGQPRGGAVADELAARRPA; encoded by the coding sequence ATGCCATCACCCGCCGACCGCGAGAAAGCCCTCGAAACGGCTCTCGCCCAGATCGACCGGCAGTTCGGAAAGGGCTCGGTGATGCGCCTCGGCGGTGACGAGCGCGCTCCCGTCGAGGTCATCTCGACCGGCTCCATCGCGCTGGACGTCGCCCTCGGCGTCGGCGGGCTTCCCCGCGGCCGGATCATCGAGATCTACGGTCCGGAATCCTCGGGTAAGACCACGCTCACTCTGCATGCGATCGCCAACGTGCAGCGCTCCGGCGGCATCGCCGCGTTCATCGACGCCGAGCACGCCCTCGACCCCGATTACGCCAAGAAGCTCGGAGTCGACATCGATTCGCTGCTGGTGTCGCAGCCCGACACCGGTGAGCAGGCGCTCGAGATCGCCGACATGCTCGTCCGCTCGGGAGCGATCGACCTCGTGGTCATCGACTCCGTCGCGGCGCTCGTGCCGAAGGCGGAGATCGAGGGTGAGATGGGTGATTCCCACGTCGGTCTCCAAGCACGGCTCATGTCGCAGGCGCTTCGCAAGCTGACCGGTGGACTCAATCAGACGAACACCACGATGATCTTCATCAACCAGCTGCGCGAGAAGATCGGCGTGTTCTTCGGGTCTCCCGAGACCACCGCCGGTGGAAAGGCGCTGAAGTTCTACGCGTCGGTGCGCCTGGACATCCGTCGTATCGAGACGCTCAAGGACGGTACCGAGGCTGTCGGCAACCGCACCCGCGTCAAGGTGGTCAAGAACAAGATGGCTCCGCCGTTCAAGCAGGCCGAGTTCGACATCCTCTACGGCGTCGGCATCTCGCGAGAGGGAAGCCTCATCGATTTCGGCGTTGAACACGGGATCGTGAAGAAGTCGGGCGCGTGGTACACGTACGACGGGGAGCAGCTCGGCCAGGGCAAGGAGAACGCCCGGAACTTCCTCCTCAAGAACGATGACATCGCCGCTGACATCGAGACGAAGATCAAGGACAAGCTCGGCATCGGCCAGCCCCGCGGGGGCGCGGTCGCCGACGAGCTCGCGGCGCGTCGCCCGGCCTGA
- a CDS encoding regulatory protein RecX — translation MVRFVESGGEEDLAPVIPLFTGSTPDALPVHPSGGRAARGRSAGTTTRSDRAEPPSAGRRGGSNAADLESGADTDTDVVDVAVVERALLRRLGARGLSIREAEAFVVSRGLSREAAAELVATFCERGYLDDGRLAEQVVWSGVARKSEGRRAIARRLAQRGVERDVADAALAELPDDDDERALEFARGKARSLARLDHDVALRRLAGQLARRGFGGSSALIAARTALQEARELS, via the coding sequence ATGGTCCGCTTCGTCGAGAGCGGGGGCGAGGAAGACCTCGCCCCCGTCATCCCGCTCTTCACGGGGTCGACGCCTGATGCCCTCCCTGTCCACCCGTCCGGCGGGCGCGCAGCTCGTGGCCGCTCGGCCGGCACGACGACGAGGTCTGATCGCGCGGAGCCCCCCTCGGCGGGACGACGTGGTGGGAGCAACGCGGCGGACCTCGAGAGCGGTGCCGACACCGACACCGATGTCGTCGACGTGGCGGTGGTGGAAAGGGCGCTGCTGCGGCGACTCGGCGCCCGGGGCCTGTCCATCCGTGAGGCGGAGGCCTTCGTCGTCTCACGCGGACTGAGTCGCGAGGCGGCGGCCGAGCTCGTTGCGACCTTCTGCGAGCGCGGTTACCTCGACGACGGCCGCCTCGCAGAGCAGGTCGTGTGGAGTGGCGTGGCCCGCAAGAGCGAAGGTCGCCGGGCCATCGCCCGCCGTCTGGCGCAGCGCGGGGTCGAGCGCGATGTCGCCGACGCCGCGCTGGCGGAGCTGCCCGATGACGACGACGAACGGGCGCTGGAGTTCGCCCGGGGGAAGGCGCGGAGTCTGGCCAGGCTCGATCACGACGTGGCTCTGCGACGACTTGCCGGTCAGCTCGCCCGCCGCGGATTCGGAGGCTCCTCGGCGCTCATCGCGGCGCGCACGGCCCTCCAGGAGGCGCGCGAGCTCTCCTGA
- the miaB gene encoding tRNA (N6-isopentenyl adenosine(37)-C2)-methylthiotransferase MiaB: MSTPSAAPTLVAPSPAAVARDGSVRTYEVRTFGCQMNVHDSERLSGSLESAGYLPARPGEEADVVVINTCAVRDNAAGKLYGTLGHLKSRKDAREGMQIAVGGCLAQMDKQTVLDKAPWVDVVFGTHNMGSLPRLLERARHNDEAELEILEALEVFPSTLPTKRDHIHSGWVSISVGCNNTCTFCIVPHLRGKEKDRRPGDILSEIRMLVDDGAIEVTLLGQNVNSYGVEFGDRQAFGKLLRAAGGIDGLERIRFTSPHPAAFTDDVIDAMAETPAVMPQLHMPLQSGSDRILKAMRRSYRSERFLGILDRVRARIPHAAITTDIIVGFPGETDEDFEDTLRVVEQSRFASAFTFQYSIREGTPAATMPDQVPKSVVQERYERLIALQERISLEENRRQLGREVEVLVSSGEGKKDAATHRLTGRAEDNRLVHFEVPADSALPRPGDMVTAIITHAAPFHLLADAPAGDRLRIRRTRAGDAWDRAQAESCAVPTPGADAGAPRAVSLGLPTLRIGE; encoded by the coding sequence ATGTCTACTCCCTCCGCCGCGCCCACCCTGGTCGCCCCTTCGCCCGCCGCCGTGGCTCGAGACGGCAGCGTGCGCACCTACGAGGTGCGCACCTTCGGCTGCCAGATGAACGTGCATGACTCCGAGCGCCTGTCGGGCTCGCTCGAGAGTGCGGGGTACCTGCCCGCGCGACCCGGCGAGGAAGCCGACGTGGTGGTGATCAACACGTGTGCCGTGCGCGACAACGCCGCGGGAAAGCTGTACGGCACGCTCGGGCATCTGAAGTCGCGCAAAGACGCTCGCGAGGGCATGCAGATCGCGGTCGGCGGGTGCCTGGCTCAGATGGACAAGCAGACCGTGCTCGACAAGGCGCCGTGGGTGGACGTCGTCTTCGGCACCCACAACATGGGCTCGCTCCCGCGTCTGCTCGAGCGTGCGCGCCACAACGACGAGGCGGAGCTCGAGATCCTCGAGGCGCTCGAAGTCTTTCCGTCGACGCTTCCCACGAAGCGCGACCACATCCACAGCGGCTGGGTCTCGATCTCCGTCGGGTGCAACAACACTTGCACGTTCTGCATCGTCCCCCATCTCCGCGGCAAGGAGAAGGATCGGCGTCCGGGCGACATCCTCAGTGAGATCCGGATGCTGGTCGACGACGGTGCGATCGAGGTCACCCTCCTCGGGCAGAACGTCAACAGCTATGGCGTCGAGTTCGGCGACCGGCAGGCCTTCGGCAAACTCCTTCGGGCCGCCGGCGGCATCGACGGCCTCGAGCGGATCCGCTTCACCAGCCCGCATCCCGCAGCCTTCACCGACGATGTCATCGACGCGATGGCGGAGACCCCCGCGGTCATGCCGCAGCTGCACATGCCCTTGCAGTCCGGCAGCGACCGGATCCTCAAGGCGATGCGACGGTCCTACCGCAGCGAGCGGTTCCTCGGCATCCTCGATCGGGTGCGCGCCCGCATCCCGCACGCCGCCATCACCACCGACATCATCGTCGGCTTCCCCGGCGAGACCGACGAGGATTTCGAAGACACCCTCCGCGTCGTCGAGCAGTCGCGTTTCGCCAGTGCCTTCACCTTCCAGTACTCCATCCGCGAGGGCACCCCGGCTGCGACGATGCCGGATCAGGTGCCCAAGTCGGTCGTGCAGGAGCGATACGAGCGCCTCATCGCCCTCCAGGAGCGGATCAGTCTCGAGGAGAACCGACGCCAGCTCGGTCGCGAGGTGGAGGTGCTGGTCTCCAGCGGTGAGGGCAAGAAGGATGCGGCCACCCACCGGCTGACCGGGCGCGCCGAGGACAACCGACTCGTCCACTTCGAGGTTCCGGCCGATTCTGCGCTCCCACGTCCCGGAGATATGGTGACGGCGATCATCACCCACGCTGCCCCCTTCCACCTCCTCGCCGACGCGCCGGCGGGCGATCGGCTCCGCATCCGGCGCACGCGCGCGGGCGATGCGTGGGACAGGGCGCAGGCGGAATCGTGCGCCGTGCCCACACCCGGTGCCGACGCGGGCGCACCTCGAGCTGTGTCCCTCGGCCTTCCCACGCTGCGCATCGGCGAGTGA
- the miaA gene encoding tRNA (adenosine(37)-N6)-dimethylallyltransferase MiaA, translating to MTAEGPRLWSVIGATGTGKSAFALDLVEALRAAGRDAEIVGADAMQLYRGMDIGTAKIPVGERRGIPHHLLDVLEVTDDAAVAWYQSAARDVIDSLHARGVDAVLVGGSGLYVSAVLFDFRFPPRDEALRHALEAELDRIGPAALYERLRTADPAAATRIDSRNTRRIIRALEVIAQGDRTHGGALPAAQTLWYPRTRLFGLERDRRELVDTLDRRVERMWDEGLLDEVRELRHIGLEQGTTAPRAIGYAQALAQVRGEIDGPEAIAQTQALTRRYARRQVSWFRRYEGVTWMDGATAGESLAGSMA from the coding sequence ATGACCGCGGAGGGCCCTCGTCTCTGGAGTGTCATCGGTGCGACGGGCACCGGCAAGTCGGCGTTCGCGCTCGACCTCGTAGAGGCGCTGCGCGCCGCGGGTCGTGACGCGGAGATCGTCGGAGCCGACGCCATGCAGCTGTACCGGGGGATGGACATCGGAACCGCCAAGATCCCCGTCGGCGAGCGCCGCGGCATCCCGCATCACCTTCTCGACGTTCTCGAGGTCACCGACGATGCAGCCGTGGCCTGGTACCAGTCCGCCGCACGCGACGTCATCGATTCCCTTCACGCCCGGGGCGTGGACGCCGTCCTCGTCGGCGGATCGGGCCTCTACGTCTCGGCGGTCCTGTTCGACTTCCGGTTCCCGCCGCGCGATGAGGCGCTGAGACACGCCCTCGAGGCCGAGCTCGACCGGATCGGTCCTGCCGCACTGTACGAGCGGCTGCGCACCGCGGACCCGGCAGCGGCCACCCGCATAGACTCCCGGAACACGCGCCGGATCATCAGAGCCCTCGAGGTGATCGCCCAGGGGGACCGCACGCACGGCGGCGCCCTTCCCGCGGCCCAGACCCTGTGGTACCCGCGCACCAGGCTCTTCGGTCTCGAGCGCGACCGTCGCGAACTCGTCGACACCCTCGATCGCCGTGTCGAGCGGATGTGGGATGAGGGGCTGCTCGACGAGGTGAGGGAGCTTCGGCACATCGGACTCGAGCAGGGCACCACCGCGCCACGGGCCATCGGCTACGCACAGGCGCTGGCCCAGGTGCGGGGTGAGATCGACGGCCCGGAGGCGATCGCGCAGACGCAGGCGCTCACGCGTCGCTACGCCCGGCGCCAGGTGTCGTGGTTCCGACGATACGAGGGCGTCACATGGATGGACGGCGCGACGGCAGGGGAGAGTCTGGCAGGCTCGATGGCATGA
- a CDS encoding GNAT family acetyltransferase, which translates to MSLQIRSFAPGDTDAVVLLWQTTGLTRPWNNPYQDIARKLRVQPELFLVAADDDGHIVGTVMAGYDGHRGWLYYLASDPHHRGQGIARSLVEHAEELLLEMGCPKVQLMVRPENGVAQGFYEALGFEHFDTWATGKRLIED; encoded by the coding sequence ATGAGCCTGCAGATCCGGTCCTTCGCCCCCGGCGACACCGACGCGGTCGTCCTCCTCTGGCAGACCACCGGTCTCACACGGCCCTGGAACAACCCCTACCAGGACATCGCCCGCAAGCTCCGGGTCCAGCCGGAGCTCTTCCTCGTGGCCGCGGACGATGACGGTCACATCGTCGGGACGGTCATGGCCGGCTACGACGGTCATCGCGGCTGGCTGTACTACCTGGCGAGCGACCCGCACCACCGCGGTCAGGGCATCGCCCGGAGCCTGGTCGAACATGCCGAGGAGCTCCTTCTCGAGATGGGCTGCCCCAAGGTGCAGCTGATGGTCAGGCCCGAGAACGGCGTCGCGCAGGGCTTCTACGAGGCCCTCGGTTTCGAGCACTTCGACACCTGGGCGACGGGCAAGCGCCTCATCGAAGACTGA